CGAAGCCCTGCCAGTGCAGGCGCATCCGGCCGACCAGTTCGTAGCAGATGTCGATCGGCACCAGGAAGCACTCGGTGCGCCCCGGTTCGCGGCGCAGCAGCAGCGCCTCGACGTCCGGCTCCAGCCGGGCGGCCAGCGGGCTGGTGCCTAGGACGGCCTCCCAGGTCTGCGGGTCGAGTTCGCTCTCGGTGGCGCCGGCCGGGCTCGGGTAGAGCGCGATCAGCCGCTCCAGTGCGGCGTTGCGGAAGAAGAACGCGGTGCTGACCGGGATCTGCAACTGCTCCCAGGCGCCGTCGTCGATCCGGTGGTCCGGGTCGACCAGGTAGCGGTCGGGGACGGTTCGGTAGCGGCCGCCTCCGGGCGCGGCGCGGTCGAACAGCATCGCGCAGGCCTGGCAGGCGCAGGCCAGTGCGCGCAGTTCGGTCTCCACCAGGTGCCGGTGCCGGTCCGGCACCGCCTGTCCGCACAGCTCGCAGCGCTCCGGCTGCGGGGGCGCCGGTGCCCGGAAGCGGCGCAGGGCGCCTGCCGCCG
The sequence above is drawn from the Kitasatospora sp. NBC_00315 genome and encodes:
- a CDS encoding DUF5947 family protein, with protein sequence MNGQPIAPARPAAGALRRFRAPAPPQPERCELCGQAVPDRHRHLVETELRALACACQACAMLFDRAAPGGGRYRTVPDRYLVDPDHRIDDGAWEQLQIPVSTAFFFRNAALERLIALYPSPAGATESELDPQTWEAVLGTSPLAARLEPDVEALLLRREPGRTECFLVPIDICYELVGRMRLHWQGFDGGAEARADLAAFFDRVAARARTTGEDELP